Proteins from one Ignavibacteriales bacterium genomic window:
- a CDS encoding type II CAAX endopeptidase family protein has protein sequence MNKKIYSPNQQLIQFFLLTFLFSWLMWLPSILITYNLITPSQTLITINNVLKWVAGIGPSLTAIILVIKFDGKVGLKKLFKRVWNIKLGYWYFPIILMLPIILVTAHLINTFFFNNSFPKTGLLEEPWWIPVLFVIFFIYQFSEELGWRGYALDRLQKKWNALYSSLLLGCIWGIWHLPMFLSSGFGQHDNHLPFIQFLITLVLLSVWITWFQNNTNNSLIPAFVIHAFINLSGDVLPLIEKNEKIQGNYTAWLILNILLFLSVIAIVFFYGIKKLVRKETTI, from the coding sequence ATGAATAAAAAGATATATTCACCCAATCAGCAATTGATACAATTTTTTCTTCTTACATTTTTATTTAGTTGGCTGATGTGGCTTCCTAGTATTTTAATTACTTATAACTTGATTACTCCCAGTCAAACTCTAATCACAATAAATAATGTACTGAAATGGGTGGCCGGGATAGGGCCATCTCTAACTGCAATAATTTTGGTGATTAAATTCGATGGTAAAGTTGGTCTTAAAAAATTGTTCAAGAGAGTTTGGAACATAAAACTTGGATATTGGTATTTTCCAATAATTTTAATGCTGCCCATTATACTTGTTACTGCTCATTTAATAAATACTTTTTTCTTTAATAATTCATTTCCTAAAACAGGTCTTTTAGAAGAACCCTGGTGGATTCCTGTATTATTTGTCATCTTTTTTATATACCAATTTAGCGAAGAATTGGGTTGGAGAGGGTACGCATTAGATCGTCTTCAAAAAAAATGGAATGCGCTTTATTCTAGTTTATTGCTCGGGTGCATTTGGGGCATCTGGCATTTACCCATGTTTTTATCCAGCGGCTTTGGCCAACATGATAACCACTTGCCATTTATTCAATTCTTGATAACATTAGTTTTATTATCAGTCTGGATAACATGGTTTCAGAATAATACGAACAACAGTCTTATTCCGGCTTTTGTTATTCATGCATTTATAAATCTCTCAGGCGATGTTTTACCCTTAATTGAAAAGAACGAAAAGATACAAGGTAATTATACAGCTTGGCTAATTTTAAATATATTGCTTTTTCTATCTGTTATTGCGATTGTATTTTTTTATGGTATTAAGAAATTGGTTCGTAAGGAAACCACTATATAA
- the greA gene encoding transcription elongation factor GreA translates to MTNFVYLSKERIRELEKELSEMKNGGRKLMAERIAEARSHGDLSENAEYDAAKEEQGLLELRISKMEDVLSRASVIDITNMPKDQAHILSTLTVKNLNNSKTYKYTLVSPEEADIDKGKISITSPVGQALMGTKEKQVVQAKVPAGLIKFEILKIE, encoded by the coding sequence GTGACGAATTTTGTCTACTTAAGCAAAGAGAGAATTAGAGAGCTTGAAAAAGAGCTTAGTGAAATGAAAAACGGCGGCAGAAAATTAATGGCTGAAAGAATTGCTGAAGCCCGTTCTCACGGCGATCTTTCGGAAAATGCCGAATATGATGCGGCAAAAGAAGAGCAGGGATTGCTGGAGTTAAGGATCAGCAAGATGGAAGATGTCCTTTCAAGAGCATCGGTAATTGATATTACCAATATGCCGAAAGATCAAGCACACATTCTTTCCACGCTCACAGTTAAAAATTTGAACAATTCCAAAACTTATAAATATACTTTAGTTTCACCGGAAGAAGCCGATATTGATAAGGGGAAAATTTCTATTACATCACCGGTCGGGCAAGCCCTGATGGGTACAAAAGAAAAGCAAGTTGTTCAAGCAAAAGTTCCTGCTGGTCTAATAAAGTTTGAAATTTTGAAAATAGAATAA
- a CDS encoding DUF2461 family protein, producing MKVEDNSFNGFSEDIFKFLRDLDKNNSVEWFHKNYERYQKFLVEPAKAFITDLAPFLNQLNPAIRTEPKFNKTIMRLNKDMRFAKGEPYRAFLLIHFGRFKLDSEFFLYFEPDDYQIGLFINNTKGDNLYFRQNLKKFKKEIISVCSRFGINDNFSLYDLKKEDEEIVGKFNAEKHYSKLEEIDMIILHKKKKPSLKKLYSSEIIPEMMKTITTLYPLYCFAISPQPMKELQNFEENF from the coding sequence TTGAAAGTTGAAGATAATTCGTTCAATGGATTTAGTGAAGATATTTTTAAATTTCTCCGCGATTTAGATAAGAACAATTCTGTTGAATGGTTCCATAAGAATTATGAACGCTACCAAAAGTTTTTAGTTGAGCCTGCAAAAGCATTTATCACGGATCTTGCCCCGTTCTTAAATCAGCTTAATCCCGCAATTAGAACCGAGCCGAAGTTTAATAAAACAATAATGCGTTTGAATAAAGATATGCGTTTTGCAAAAGGCGAACCTTACCGCGCATTTTTATTAATTCACTTCGGCAGATTTAAATTGGACAGCGAATTTTTTCTTTACTTTGAACCGGATGATTATCAGATCGGATTATTCATCAACAACACAAAAGGTGATAATCTTTATTTCAGACAAAACTTAAAAAAGTTCAAGAAGGAAATTATTTCCGTCTGCAGCCGTTTTGGTATAAATGATAATTTCAGTTTGTATGATTTAAAGAAAGAGGATGAAGAAATTGTTGGAAAGTTTAATGCTGAAAAACATTACAGCAAGCTGGAAGAAATTGATATGATAATTCTTCATAAGAAGAAAAAGCCAAGTTTAAAAAAACTCTACTCGAGTGAAATAATTCCCGAGATGATGAAAACAATTACCACACTTTACCCGCTTTACTGCTTTGCAATCTCACCACAACCGATGAAAGAATTACAAAATTTTGAAGAGAATTTCTAA
- the hpt gene encoding hypoxanthine phosphoribosyltransferase has product MKNQKNEILVGTDKFVPFLSEEEIQKRIAELGKQISEEYKAKLPIFIGVLNGSFMFMADLLKNITINCEMDFFKLSSYGDEKISSGKVKMVKDLNADINDRHLIIVEDIIDTGLSINYIEQLIKEHTPASMKVVTLLVKPESLKYDVQIDYIGFKIPNKFVIGYGLDYAQKYRNLSSIYVLSE; this is encoded by the coding sequence ATGAAAAATCAAAAAAATGAAATTTTGGTGGGAACAGATAAATTTGTTCCTTTCTTATCTGAAGAAGAAATCCAAAAAAGAATTGCTGAATTGGGGAAACAAATATCAGAAGAGTATAAAGCTAAACTACCAATATTTATTGGTGTACTGAACGGATCATTCATGTTCATGGCTGATCTTCTAAAGAATATAACAATCAATTGCGAAATGGATTTCTTCAAACTATCAAGCTACGGCGATGAAAAAATTTCATCCGGCAAAGTAAAAATGGTAAAAGATCTTAATGCAGATATAAACGACAGGCATTTAATTATTGTTGAAGATATAATTGATACCGGTCTTTCGATCAACTACATCGAACAACTTATTAAAGAACACACACCGGCAAGTATGAAAGTAGTAACACTCTTAGTGAAGCCCGAGAGTTTAAAATATGATGTCCAAATTGATTATATTGGCTTCAAAATTCCAAATAAATTTGTGATTGGTTACGGTCTCGATTACGCACAGAAGTATCGAAATCTAAGCTCAATATATGTTTTAAGTGAATAA
- the tilS gene encoding tRNA lysidine(34) synthetase TilS encodes MKKTEQKVLRFIEQNKLISAGDKILVAFSGGPDSVFALHFLDKFKRKYKVDLYAVHFNHGLRGKESDADEIFSKEFCKKRSIPLDVVKLNVKSFSAKNKISIEEAARNLRYNNLLKLAEKTGSTKIVTAHNQSDNTETILLNLFSGTGFSGFSGIPIQRGNIIRPFLCLTKQEISNYLDHEKISFRIDSSNMKDDYKRNYIRNRILPLVRMKLNLAVDEALFRSSKNFENTLFLNHKLIDHIIAEYVTHNSNAVSFPLLFADLFEGKIPGDILKIIFKRYLNHEFEYDDYIKINSLITKQKGKKIQLSKKLIASREEESIRIELSGKTSNNNFTLKTGDQINLGSKVIGIELAKSENVQFKNNGKVEFISADGMNENFILRTWKFGDKFKPLGMKNFKKVSDFLTDLKISVKKKKNQLVLTNRDQIVWIVGLRIDDRYKLNSKTKKIYKLWVK; translated from the coding sequence ATGAAAAAAACAGAGCAAAAAGTTTTAAGATTTATCGAACAGAATAAATTGATTTCTGCTGGTGATAAAATTTTAGTAGCATTCAGCGGCGGACCAGATTCTGTTTTTGCTCTTCATTTCTTAGACAAGTTCAAAAGAAAATATAAAGTTGATTTGTATGCTGTTCATTTCAATCACGGATTACGCGGTAAGGAATCGGATGCAGATGAAATTTTTTCCAAAGAATTTTGTAAAAAGAGATCAATCCCGCTTGATGTTGTAAAACTTAATGTAAAATCGTTTTCCGCAAAAAATAAAATTTCGATTGAAGAAGCAGCTCGTAATCTACGGTATAATAATTTACTGAAGCTCGCGGAAAAAACCGGTTCAACAAAAATTGTAACTGCACATAACCAAAGCGACAACACCGAGACAATTCTATTAAATTTATTCAGCGGAACAGGATTTTCTGGCTTTAGCGGAATTCCGATCCAACGCGGAAATATTATCCGTCCTTTCTTGTGCTTAACGAAGCAGGAGATCAGTAATTATTTAGATCATGAAAAAATCTCTTTCCGTATTGATTCATCGAACATGAAAGATGATTATAAAAGAAATTATATCCGCAATAGAATTCTTCCATTAGTCCGTATGAAATTAAATCTGGCTGTTGATGAAGCACTTTTCCGCTCATCTAAAAATTTTGAGAACACTTTATTCCTTAATCATAAACTAATCGATCATATCATTGCGGAATATGTTACACATAATTCAAATGCAGTAAGTTTTCCTTTGCTATTTGCGGATTTGTTTGAGGGAAAAATCCCAGGTGACATATTAAAAATTATTTTTAAGAGATATCTAAATCATGAATTTGAATACGATGATTACATTAAGATCAATTCATTGATCACAAAACAAAAAGGGAAGAAGATTCAGCTTTCTAAAAAACTTATTGCTTCGCGCGAAGAAGAAAGTATTAGAATCGAATTGAGCGGTAAGACATCTAATAATAATTTTACGTTGAAAACCGGTGATCAGATTAACCTTGGTTCTAAAGTAATCGGTATAGAACTAGCAAAGAGTGAGAACGTCCAATTCAAGAATAATGGAAAAGTTGAGTTTATTTCTGCAGACGGAATGAATGAAAATTTTATTTTACGTACATGGAAATTTGGAGATAAATTCAAACCGCTCGGCATGAAAAATTTCAAAAAGGTTTCCGATTTTCTGACTGATCTAAAAATTTCAGTAAAAAAAAAAAAAAATCAATTAGTTCTTACTAATCGGGACCAAATTGTCTGGATTGTTGGTTTAAGGATAGACGACAGATACAAACTGAATTCGAAAACAAAGAAGATTTATAAATTATGGGTGAAATGA
- a CDS encoding S41 family peptidase, with amino-acid sequence MKKNGLLLVLSFLFSISCSDLIIENNDINKNPDDFESAWQTAKQVYPFFQFKNIDWDSLYRKYKPVALASKGDEIYNVLFDMFRELKDGHIEIHTEGGFPVPTYLWPRDIDRKSFSQIVVSNYIGKQLKLTGKNNISYEIFDNIGYIYLSTFEEGSWINNFDNILDYMKNTNGLILDVRNNGGGSGTTSDFVISRFIKQPIQEKMIYADGHIKQWLIQPGGSFTYTNQVVILVNGSSFSAAELFPELMRQLSNVTIVGSITGGGGGSNDVYTLPSGKRIKMPNSYFTRLDGELIEWNGVVPDIIVEQTEADKNNGIDKQLEMARLKLIQR; translated from the coding sequence ATGAAAAAGAACGGTTTATTATTGGTTCTTAGCTTCCTCTTCTCCATTTCATGCAGTGATTTGATTATTGAAAATAACGACATCAATAAAAATCCAGATGATTTTGAATCTGCATGGCAAACGGCAAAACAAGTCTACCCGTTTTTCCAGTTCAAGAATATTGATTGGGACAGTCTTTATAGAAAATATAAACCGGTTGCTCTGGCTTCCAAAGGTGATGAAATTTATAATGTCCTTTTCGATATGTTCCGCGAATTAAAAGATGGTCACATTGAAATTCATACCGAAGGAGGATTCCCCGTTCCGACTTATTTATGGCCGCGAGATATTGACCGCAAGTCATTCAGCCAAATTGTTGTAAGCAATTATATAGGGAAACAATTAAAACTCACCGGAAAGAATAATATCAGTTATGAAATTTTTGACAATATCGGTTATATCTATCTCTCAACGTTTGAGGAAGGAAGCTGGATAAACAATTTTGATAACATTTTAGATTACATGAAGAATACAAACGGATTGATCTTAGATGTCAGAAACAACGGCGGCGGAAGCGGCACTACATCCGATTTTGTAATATCCCGTTTTATCAAACAACCGATACAGGAAAAAATGATTTACGCCGACGGGCATATTAAACAGTGGCTGATTCAACCCGGCGGATCTTTCACTTACACAAACCAAGTTGTTATTCTTGTGAACGGTTCAAGTTTCAGCGCCGCTGAATTATTTCCTGAATTGATGCGCCAGCTTTCAAATGTAACTATTGTTGGAAGTATTACCGGCGGGGGCGGAGGCTCTAACGATGTTTACACATTGCCAAGCGGTAAACGAATCAAAATGCCGAATTCATATTTTACAAGATTGGACGGCGAATTGATTGAATGGAACGGGGTCGTTCCGGATATCATCGTTGAACAGACTGAAGCTGATAAAAATAACGGCATAGATAAACAATTAGAAATGGCCCGGCTGAAACTTATTCAGAGATAA
- a CDS encoding exodeoxyribonuclease V subunit gamma translates to MILTKENIRDVNVDLLISEKIDSSKLSELLLIVPTNRKARNLKKEFISRIPNRATSGLNIETLGTISTKLLSITHPFKQLSEAAATVFIRQSTAEIELKYFSLYKNEIPFGALDRIKNVISEYKRQGISPNLLRSEAEKLEKSERLKALDIADIYENYCNKCFALNAYEAGDIYSQLNQLTTKEFIANFRKLYDEVDLIIIDGFNEFSNPEIEIIQKLSSVGNTKLFLRFDYSRNNKSIFSHLDKCYDKLYHLGFINIEERNIRDQNKFHKILRDKLFNSQKFSSKIDYSASISKIIANDREKEIELIAREIKKIITYEKCEPHRICLAFNLIQNYSSTIKDVFEKNGLPYNLSDRTPLDNANPVTAIVNFLEIAENDFYFKNIFRALSSGFIDTNKVDVSNLYRLSSELKIVSGKENWVNSLKDAIANLDYTGDDDNEGDTKKDLYNKALSDIQFISELLKPFDGKLTIEEFHKRFREFIVKTRIPFKLLSIEIDQEKNVRAFTDFLETMSEIFQLLSEEYGNEKVFAIDFYMDQIRTACNWARFNVKEKSDYGVQVTTLDEIRGLEFDYLFISGLCDGDLPTRYSPEIFFSGSFKKQARIHQTEERYRFYQALCTWKKKLFLTYPLTESGREVVVSTFLDEFEEVFSISSKNENDYDDIIFSNEDLQTLIGKNGTDSISDKMKNNLTVDLEKISRSLEIDKIRNSEVQVESPYSGNISSDDPVVANRLNTFKSKQYSISQLETYAKCPFKFFVERVLGIETIEEPTEDIEAIEMGRLLHSILYEFYSSLREKKIKLINCDEKTFQQAEKLIFEIATDQLQLTAFRSPLTFYEREKILGLNGNKKESILYKFLETERKCEDDFIPMFFEVSFGRLKESGSDKILSDQEPIIIDNIKLRGKIDRIEINEKIKSFNIVDYKLSGAKPSFDDLKNGISLQLPIYLFAASELLSRKFNGKYSPNEMFIYSLKYAVDDFGKDRVTSTKKGDEIQSVEQLVDKSIEHVKNYVEAISKGKFHLSKLEERENKVCRFCQFRTVCRIDEVIS, encoded by the coding sequence ATGATATTAACAAAAGAAAATATTAGAGATGTAAATGTTGATCTTTTGATTAGTGAAAAGATTGACTCATCTAAGTTGAGCGAATTATTGTTAATCGTTCCAACGAACCGTAAAGCAAGAAATCTTAAAAAAGAATTTATATCAAGAATTCCAAACCGCGCTACATCAGGATTAAACATTGAAACACTCGGCACGATTTCTACAAAACTTCTTTCTATTACACATCCTTTCAAGCAGTTGAGTGAAGCAGCAGCTACAGTTTTTATCAGACAAAGTACTGCGGAGATCGAGCTAAAATATTTTTCTCTTTATAAAAATGAAATTCCTTTTGGCGCTTTAGATCGAATCAAGAATGTGATTTCTGAATACAAACGGCAAGGCATTTCACCAAATTTATTACGAAGCGAAGCCGAGAAGCTGGAAAAATCAGAGAGACTAAAAGCATTGGATATTGCGGACATTTATGAAAATTACTGTAACAAATGTTTTGCACTTAATGCTTATGAAGCCGGAGATATTTACTCGCAACTGAATCAACTAACAACCAAAGAATTTATTGCAAACTTCCGAAAGCTGTATGATGAAGTTGATCTGATTATTATTGACGGATTTAATGAGTTCTCTAATCCGGAAATCGAAATCATTCAAAAACTTTCCAGTGTGGGTAACACAAAATTGTTTCTGAGATTCGATTATTCCCGGAACAATAAATCTATCTTTTCTCATCTTGATAAATGTTATGACAAACTTTACCATCTTGGATTTATTAACATTGAAGAAAGAAACATTCGTGATCAAAATAAATTTCATAAGATCTTGCGCGATAAATTATTCAACTCGCAAAAATTTTCATCCAAGATTGATTATTCTGCCAGCATTTCAAAAATTATTGCCAATGACCGTGAAAAAGAAATAGAACTGATAGCACGAGAAATAAAAAAAATAATCACTTATGAAAAATGTGAGCCGCATAGAATCTGTTTAGCGTTTAATTTAATCCAGAATTACTCTTCAACAATAAAAGACGTATTTGAAAAGAACGGACTTCCGTACAATCTATCGGATAGAACTCCGCTTGATAATGCAAACCCCGTTACTGCCATTGTAAATTTTTTAGAGATTGCCGAGAACGATTTTTATTTCAAAAATATTTTCCGTGCATTAAGCAGCGGTTTCATAGATACGAATAAAGTTGATGTTTCCAATCTTTACAGACTATCATCAGAATTAAAAATCGTTTCCGGAAAAGAGAACTGGGTCAATTCACTTAAAGACGCAATCGCAAATCTTGATTACACTGGCGATGATGATAATGAAGGAGACACAAAGAAAGACCTTTATAATAAGGCTTTGAGCGATATTCAATTTATATCAGAATTACTAAAACCGTTCGATGGGAAATTAACAATTGAGGAATTTCATAAACGGTTTAGAGAGTTTATAGTTAAAACGAGAATTCCTTTTAAACTTCTTTCGATCGAGATCGACCAGGAAAAAAATGTAAGAGCATTTACAGATTTTCTTGAAACAATGTCTGAAATATTTCAACTCTTATCAGAAGAATATGGTAATGAAAAAGTATTTGCGATTGATTTTTACATGGATCAGATTCGTACAGCATGCAACTGGGCACGTTTCAATGTAAAAGAAAAATCAGATTACGGCGTGCAGGTTACAACTCTTGATGAGATACGCGGACTTGAGTTCGATTATCTATTTATAAGCGGTCTATGCGATGGAGATTTGCCCACGCGTTATTCGCCGGAAATCTTTTTCTCCGGTTCATTTAAGAAACAAGCAAGGATACATCAGACAGAAGAACGTTATCGTTTTTATCAAGCGCTGTGCACATGGAAGAAGAAACTTTTTTTGACTTACCCGTTAACTGAAAGCGGGCGGGAAGTTGTCGTCTCCACTTTTCTGGATGAATTTGAAGAAGTTTTTTCGATCTCTTCAAAAAACGAGAATGATTATGACGATATAATTTTTTCGAATGAGGATTTGCAAACTCTCATTGGGAAAAACGGGACAGACTCTATTAGTGATAAAATGAAAAATAATTTAACTGTAGATCTAGAAAAAATATCCCGTTCACTTGAAATAGATAAGATTAGAAATTCTGAAGTGCAAGTTGAATCTCCATATTCCGGAAATATTAGTTCCGATGATCCGGTCGTTGCTAATAGATTGAATACATTTAAGTCAAAACAATATTCTATTTCACAACTTGAAACATATGCTAAATGTCCGTTCAAATTTTTTGTTGAGCGTGTACTTGGAATAGAAACCATAGAAGAACCGACAGAAGATATTGAAGCGATAGAAATGGGAAGATTGCTTCACTCAATATTATATGAATTTTATTCTTCATTGAGAGAGAAGAAGATCAAACTTATTAATTGTGATGAAAAAACTTTTCAGCAGGCAGAGAAACTAATTTTTGAGATCGCAACTGACCAGCTGCAGTTAACAGCATTTAGATCACCGTTAACATTTTATGAACGCGAAAAAATTCTTGGTCTAAACGGAAATAAAAAAGAATCAATTCTGTATAAGTTCTTAGAGACAGAACGAAAATGCGAAGATGATTTTATCCCGATGTTCTTCGAAGTAAGTTTCGGACGGTTAAAAGAAAGCGGTTCCGATAAGATATTAAGCGATCAGGAGCCAATTATAATTGACAACATAAAACTCCGCGGAAAAATTGACCGGATTGAGATAAATGAAAAAATAAAATCTTTCAACATTGTTGATTACAAATTGAGCGGTGCAAAACCAAGTTTTGATGATCTGAAAAACGGAATCTCGCTTCAGCTACCGATCTATCTTTTTGCAGCTAGTGAATTACTCAGCAGAAAATTCAATGGTAAATATTCTCCAAATGAAATGTTCATCTACTCGTTAAAATATGCTGTTGATGATTTTGGAAAGGATAGAGTTACATCAACAAAAAAAGGAGACGAGATTCAATCGGTAGAACAGCTTGTTGATAAATCAATAGAACATGTTAAAAATTATGTTGAAGCTATTTCGAAAGGAAAATTCCATCTCTCAAAACTTGAGGAGAGAGAAAATAAGGTATGCCGCTTCTGCCAGTTTAGAACGGTCTGCAGAATAGACGAGGTAATCAGCTAA
- a CDS encoding class IV adenylate cyclase: protein MPLNLELKIKVESHTKLINVLRRINAEKKGILKQKDVYYKTKNGLLKLRIEGNTFTLIKYLRDEKGKRWSNYELLRLEGKNPEKYLHDIFKIDTIVEKKRILYLYKNTRIHLDEVKGLGKFLELETVLVSTRKDAEERFREIIKLLGLDLSKQIRKSYKLLMLGK, encoded by the coding sequence ATGCCGTTAAATTTAGAATTAAAAATTAAAGTTGAATCACATACAAAATTAATAAATGTTCTTAGAAGAATAAATGCCGAAAAAAAAGGTATTCTTAAACAAAAAGACGTTTACTACAAAACCAAGAACGGGTTGCTTAAACTTCGTATAGAAGGAAATACTTTTACCTTGATAAAATATCTGCGCGATGAAAAGGGGAAACGATGGAGTAACTATGAATTACTGCGGTTAGAAGGAAAGAATCCGGAAAAATATTTACACGATATTTTTAAGATTGATACAATCGTTGAGAAAAAAAGAATTTTATATCTATATAAGAATACCCGGATCCATCTTGATGAAGTTAAGGGACTTGGAAAATTTCTTGAATTGGAAACAGTGTTGGTATCAACACGAAAAGATGCTGAAGAGCGATTTAGAGAGATAATAAAATTGTTGGGACTCGATCTTTCTAAACAAATTAGAAAATCTTACAAATTATTAATGCTTGGCAAATGA